The proteins below come from a single Aegilops tauschii subsp. strangulata cultivar AL8/78 chromosome 6, Aet v6.0, whole genome shotgun sequence genomic window:
- the LOC109751354 gene encoding disease resistance protein RGA2 isoform X1: MATAAAFAGKAVAIPAISLVGKAFSYLDKYHRSEGMEELKKRLELAMPNIEAVFDVVNPDHVREESPALDKCLWQLRAAVEDAENVVDELEYYELEEKAEERKVIDWGSSLTKMKHKVVRSVKKVSSLDKTLKNFSQRDTLKRLRKAVEGLDRSAAGIANFLTIADRLKKSASASQQQVDADRETSSELSVSKFVGREREKEKIIEWITKTSVESADGVTRINSVPIISVVGHGGMGKTTLAQSICKEDAVRNHFKVIWVTVSTNFDATTVTSKMLESVTGVKPGPDHLGPLQKNLKEELKSMKFLLVLDDVWEDKKESEWAKLFAPLRSLNSGSKILLTTRMQSVVDTATSSMGVEGGHCLTLQGLEEDENIKLLNHHVFFGLDPQDCEHFKSAGEQIARKLGGCPLVTKVVAGHLRGNMMIGYWNRFLHEELKQFSGTEEGIMRVLRLSYYRLPTELQICFRYCCIFPRDYEFEKKELIQMWMGSGLISQRASDSQTFEDIGAQILVQLNKSSFFELKSRPNITNGRKEEYYVMHDLMHDLATDVSSGECARVAHASFFEDDNRTIRHMCIANIHSFSIEEVKKISNYKYLRTIVIDHSDAEVKKDVVCELERVIESLEFLRLLRSRQKHYDCGFHLTEKCGKLIHLRYLSLHQISPEGICGVTRLYHLMLFYCKTVGNKEGKEMSQIRYLGNLDGLRYVSYGFNKNSHGEFDPVEFSVGRLTHLQELNNYLVKESIVSKLSEVKSLRTLRRLQVCGLEKVKNPEEAKDAKLNEIISLNSLSLSWFGEQNNKDALVLEHLEPHCNVMELEIAGYTGVKLPFWIEDLTIKNLVSLELRDCLSWEGLPSLGKLVWLRHIKFQRLLKLQQIGHFSSNTSMEFFLPPRLETLEVHDCPMLSELPVLPPSLVLLRISKVGLTKLPMIDGGSSETKPSQLVSIVVERCALLTSLEGSLLEQEMYMGALQYFKIENCRNLESGSIAFHGMNRLATLCIADCTKFSTIGTIKGELTYLNHLLIIECSGLVSLPSADVFMSFKSLRHMVIYRCENLLCLGGLGSLPSLQYLQIECCSQLVEVGSSLTPHASSSGEEDHLVQIHKLQVDLPSMLLVEPLKRLHRTIELVITHGPQMESLPEQWLIQNRQFLRCIRISEAKSLKSLPLSIRELSSLEELCIMQCHSELFNEIRENNNFESYMAHTRRVAIVPYSHVRGGGWFSIMGKECDIRTYERLRFEDIDLLTSWGNQPNDDEGDETPSSSFPSSEPWWRKYQCCWKNAS; encoded by the exons ATGGCTACTGCGGCTGCGTTTGCCGGGAAGGCGGTGGCGATTCCTGCCATCTCCTTGGTTGGAAAGGCTTTCAGCTACCTCGACAAGtaccacagatctgaaggcatGGAGGAGCTGAAGAAGCGGCTTGAGCTGGCCATGCCAAATATTGAGGCCGTGTTCGACGTCGTCAACCCAGACCACGTCAGGGAGGAGAGCCCTGCCCTGGACAAATGTCTGTGGCAGCTCAGGGCCGCCGTCGAGGATGCTGAGAACGTCGTTGATGAGCTCGAGTACTATGAGCTGGAAGAGAAGGCCGAGGAACGTAAGGTTATTGATTGGGGCTCTTCTCTTACTAAGATGAAGCACAAAGTTGTCAGATCTGTTAAAAAAGTTAGTAGTTTGGACAAGACCTTGAAGAATTTTTCTCAACGTGACACTCTCAAGAGACTGAGAAAAGCTGTGGAAGGTTTGGACAGATCTGCTGCAGGCATAGCCAATTTCCTCACTATCGCAGACCGTCTCAAAAAATCTGCTTCTGCCAGCCAGCAGCAAGTTGACGCAGATCGTGAGACAAGCTCTGAATTGAGTGTATCTAAATTTGTTGGGCGAgaaagggagaaggagaagatcATTGAGTGGATAACCAAGACATCAGTTGAGTCGGCTGATGGTGTGACAAGAATCAATAGtgtacctattatttcagtggtTGGTCATGGTGGCATGGGGAAGACTACTTTGGCTCAGAGCATATGTAAAGAAGATGCAGTGCGGAATCATTTCAAGGTCATCTGGGTCACGGTGTCTACCAACTTTGACGCAACAACGGTGACAAGTAAAATGCTGGAATCTGTTACAGGGGTAAAACCAGGTCCTGATCATTTGGGACCATTGCAAAAGAATCTCAAAGAGGAGCTCAAGTCTATGAAGTTTTTGTTAGTTTTGGACGATGTGTGGGAAGATAAGAAAGAATCTGAATGGGCTAAACTATTTGCTCCTCTCAGGAGTTTGAACAGCGGAAGCAAAATTTTGCTGACAACCAGAATGCAATCGGTGGTAGACACGGCCACAAGCTCAATGGGAGTTGAAGGAGGTCACTGCTTGACACTACAAGGACTAGAAGAAGATGAAAATATTAAGTTGCTCAATCACCATGTATTTTTCGGGCTGGATCCGCAAGATTGTGAACACTTCAAATCAGCTGGAGAGCAAATTGCAAGGAAACTAGGAGGATGCCCCTTGGTAACAAAGGTTGTCGCTGGGCATTTGAGAGGGAATATGATGATTGGATACTGGAACAGGTTCTTGCATGAAGAACTAAAACAGTTCAGTGGAACCGAAGAGGGTATCATGAGGGTTCTCAGATTAAGCTACTATAGACTACCAACGGAGCTTCAAATTTGTTTCCGATACTGTTGTATATTTCCACGGGACTACGAGTTTGAAAAGAAAGAATTGATCCAAATGTGGATGGGTTCAGGATTGATCTCGCAGCGTGCAAGTGATTCACAAACTTTTGAGGATATTGGAGCACAAATTTTGGTTCAGCTGAATAAAAGTTCATTTTTTGAGCTGAAATCCAGACCGAATATTACTAacggaagaaaagaagaatactATGTAATGCATGATTTGATGCATGATTTAGCAACAgatgtgtcctcgggtgaatgtGCAAGAGTTGCTCATGCTTCGTTTTTTGAAGATGATAACCGCACTATCAGACACATGTGCATTGCTAATATTCACAGCTTTTCTATTGAAGAGGTCAAAAAAATCTCCAACTATAAGTATTTGCGCACTATTGTCATTGATCATAGTGATGCTGAGGTTAAAAAGGATGTAGTTTGTGAACTTGAAAGAGTTATTGAAAGCTTGGAGTTCTTGCGTCTCTTGCGGTCAAGACAGAAACATTATGATTGTGGTTTCCACCTCACTGAAAAATGTGGCAAATTGATACACCTTCGCTATCTCAGTCTGCACCAGATATCTCCAGAGGGGATATGCGGGGTTACTAGACTGTATCACTTGATGCTGTTTTACTGCAAAACTGTTGGGAATAAAGAAGGAAAAGAAATGTCACAAATAAGATATTTGGGGAACCTAGATGGCTTGCGATATGTATCATATGGATTTAATAAGAACAGCCATGGTGAATTTGATCCTGTGGAATTCTCTGTTGGCAGACTCACTCATCTTCAGGAGTTGAATAACTACCTGGTAAAAGAAAGCATAGTCAGCAAATTAAGTGAAGTCAAGAGCTTAAGAACTCTCCGCAGGCTACAAGTATGCGGGCTTGAGAAAGTCAAGAATCCGGAAGAAGCTAAGGATGCCAAGCTGAATGAAATTATTTCTCTCAATTCTTTGTCACTCAGTTGGTTTGGCGAACAAAACAATAAGGATGCGCTAGTTCTTGAACACCTTGAGCCACATTGTAATGTTATGGAATTGGAAATTGCTGGATACACTGGCGTCAAACTTCCATTTTGGATTGAGGACCTCACTATCAAAAACCTGGTGTCACTTGAGTTGCGTGATTGTTTAAGCTGGGAAGGTCTTCCCTCTCTTGGAAAGCTAGTATGGCTCAGGCATATTAAGTTCCAAAGACTTCTTAAGCTACAACAGATTGGTCATTTTTCTAGTAATACCTCCATGGAATTTTTTCTACCTCCAAGGCTTGAAACTCTAGAAGTGCATGATTGTCCAATGTTAAGTGAACTACCTGTTCTACCTCCAAGCTTGGTGCTATTGAGGATATCAAAGGTTGGACTGACCAAACTTCCTATGATTGACGGTGGGAGCAGTGAGACTAAGCCATCACAGTTAGTGAGCATTGTCGTCGAGAGATGTGCTCTTCTAACTTCGCTAGAAGGGAGTCTATTGGAGCAGGAGATGTACATGGGAGCTCTCCAGTACTTCAAGATCGAAAACTGTCGCAATCTGGAGTCTGGGTCCATTGCATTTCATGGAATGAATAGACTTGCAACACTCTGTATCGCGGATTGTACCAAGTTTAGCACAATTGGAACTATTAAAGGAGAGCTCACTTATCTCAACCATCTCCTCATAATTGAATGCTCCGGCCTTGTATCCCTCCCCTCAGCAGATGTGTTCATGAGTTTCAAATCGCTACGGCATATGGTGATATATAGATGCGAGAATCTCTTGTGCTTGGGAGGTCTCGGCTCCCTTCCATCTCTGCAATACTTACAAATCGAATGCTGCAGTCAACTTGTGGAGGTTGGGTCGTCCCTGACTCCACATGCATCATCTAGTGGCGAGGAAGATCATCTGGTGCAGATACACAAACTTCAGGTCGATCTCCCATCCATGCTGCTTGTCGAGCCACTCAAGAGACTCCATCGAACAATAGAGTTGGTAATTACACATGGGCCACAGATGGAGAGCTTACCTGAGCAATGGCTGATACAGAACCGCCAATTCCTTCGATGCATAAGAATATCAGAGGCCAAGTCCTTAAAATCTCTCCCACTAAGCATCCGGGAACTCTCCTCGCTGGAAGAGCTCTGTATTATGCAATGCCATTCAGAACTATTCAATGAGATCAGAGAAAACAACAACTTTGAATCATACATGGCACACACCCGTCGAGTGGCAATAG TACCATACTCTCATGTAAGGGGAGGAGGATGGTTCTCCATCATGGGCAAGGAATGCGACATAAGGACTTACGAAAGACTAAG GTTTGAGGATATCGATTTACTTACTTCCTGGGGGAACCAACCAAATGATGACGAGGGAGATGAGACTCCCTCGTCATCATTTCCTTCATCAGAGCCATGGTGGAGGAAATACCAGTGTTGTTGGAAGAATGCTTCTTAG
- the LOC109751354 gene encoding disease resistance protein RGA2 isoform X2 produces the protein MATAAAFAGKAVAIPAISLVGKAFSYLDKYHRSEGMEELKKRLELAMPNIEAVFDVVNPDHVREESPALDKCLWQLRAAVEDAENVVDELEYYELEEKAEERKVIDWGSSLTKMKHKVVRSVKKVSSLDKTLKNFSQRDTLKRLRKAVEGLDRSAAGIANFLTIADRLKKSASASQQQVDADRETSSELSVSKFVGREREKEKIIEWITKTSVESADGVTRINSVPIISVVGHGGMGKTTLAQSICKEDAVRNHFKVIWVTVSTNFDATTVTSKMLESVTGVKPGPDHLGPLQKNLKEELKSMKFLLVLDDVWEDKKESEWAKLFAPLRSLNSGSKILLTTRMQSVVDTATSSMGVEGGHCLTLQGLEEDENIKLLNHHVFFGLDPQDCEHFKSAGEQIARKLGGCPLVTKVVAGHLRGNMMIGYWNRFLHEELKQFSGTEEGIMRVLRLSYYRLPTELQICFRYCCIFPRDYEFEKKELIQMWMGSGLISQRASDSQTFEDIGAQILVQLNKSSFFELKSRPNITNGRKEEYYVMHDLMHDLATDVSSGECARVAHASFFEDDNRTIRHMCIANIHSFSIEEVKKISNYKYLRTIVIDHSDAEVKKDVVCELERVIESLEFLRLLRSRQKHYDCGFHLTEKCGKLIHLRYLSLHQISPEGICGVTRLYHLMLFYCKTVGNKEGKEMSQIRYLGNLDGLRYVSYGFNKNSHGEFDPVEFSVGRLTHLQELNNYLVKESIVSKLSEVKSLRTLRRLQVCGLEKVKNPEEAKDAKLNEIISLNSLSLSWFGEQNNKDALVLEHLEPHCNVMELEIAGYTGVKLPFWIEDLTIKNLVSLELRDCLSWEGLPSLGKLVWLRHIKFQRLLKLQQIGHFSSNTSMEFFLPPRLETLEVHDCPMLSELPVLPPSLVLLRISKVGLTKLPMIDGGSSETKPSQLVSIVVERCALLTSLEGSLLEQEMYMGALQYFKIENCRNLESGSIAFHGMNRLATLCIADCTKFSTIGTIKGELTYLNHLLIIECSGLVSLPSADVFMSFKSLRHMVIYRCENLLCLGGLGSLPSLQYLQIECCSQLVEVGSSLTPHASSSGEEDHLVQIHKLQVDLPSMLLVEPLKRLHRTIELVITHGPQMESLPEQWLIQNRQFLRCIRISEAKSLKSLPLSIRELSSLEELCIMQCHSELFNEIRENNNFESYMAHTRRVAIGEEDGSPSWARNAT, from the exons ATGGCTACTGCGGCTGCGTTTGCCGGGAAGGCGGTGGCGATTCCTGCCATCTCCTTGGTTGGAAAGGCTTTCAGCTACCTCGACAAGtaccacagatctgaaggcatGGAGGAGCTGAAGAAGCGGCTTGAGCTGGCCATGCCAAATATTGAGGCCGTGTTCGACGTCGTCAACCCAGACCACGTCAGGGAGGAGAGCCCTGCCCTGGACAAATGTCTGTGGCAGCTCAGGGCCGCCGTCGAGGATGCTGAGAACGTCGTTGATGAGCTCGAGTACTATGAGCTGGAAGAGAAGGCCGAGGAACGTAAGGTTATTGATTGGGGCTCTTCTCTTACTAAGATGAAGCACAAAGTTGTCAGATCTGTTAAAAAAGTTAGTAGTTTGGACAAGACCTTGAAGAATTTTTCTCAACGTGACACTCTCAAGAGACTGAGAAAAGCTGTGGAAGGTTTGGACAGATCTGCTGCAGGCATAGCCAATTTCCTCACTATCGCAGACCGTCTCAAAAAATCTGCTTCTGCCAGCCAGCAGCAAGTTGACGCAGATCGTGAGACAAGCTCTGAATTGAGTGTATCTAAATTTGTTGGGCGAgaaagggagaaggagaagatcATTGAGTGGATAACCAAGACATCAGTTGAGTCGGCTGATGGTGTGACAAGAATCAATAGtgtacctattatttcagtggtTGGTCATGGTGGCATGGGGAAGACTACTTTGGCTCAGAGCATATGTAAAGAAGATGCAGTGCGGAATCATTTCAAGGTCATCTGGGTCACGGTGTCTACCAACTTTGACGCAACAACGGTGACAAGTAAAATGCTGGAATCTGTTACAGGGGTAAAACCAGGTCCTGATCATTTGGGACCATTGCAAAAGAATCTCAAAGAGGAGCTCAAGTCTATGAAGTTTTTGTTAGTTTTGGACGATGTGTGGGAAGATAAGAAAGAATCTGAATGGGCTAAACTATTTGCTCCTCTCAGGAGTTTGAACAGCGGAAGCAAAATTTTGCTGACAACCAGAATGCAATCGGTGGTAGACACGGCCACAAGCTCAATGGGAGTTGAAGGAGGTCACTGCTTGACACTACAAGGACTAGAAGAAGATGAAAATATTAAGTTGCTCAATCACCATGTATTTTTCGGGCTGGATCCGCAAGATTGTGAACACTTCAAATCAGCTGGAGAGCAAATTGCAAGGAAACTAGGAGGATGCCCCTTGGTAACAAAGGTTGTCGCTGGGCATTTGAGAGGGAATATGATGATTGGATACTGGAACAGGTTCTTGCATGAAGAACTAAAACAGTTCAGTGGAACCGAAGAGGGTATCATGAGGGTTCTCAGATTAAGCTACTATAGACTACCAACGGAGCTTCAAATTTGTTTCCGATACTGTTGTATATTTCCACGGGACTACGAGTTTGAAAAGAAAGAATTGATCCAAATGTGGATGGGTTCAGGATTGATCTCGCAGCGTGCAAGTGATTCACAAACTTTTGAGGATATTGGAGCACAAATTTTGGTTCAGCTGAATAAAAGTTCATTTTTTGAGCTGAAATCCAGACCGAATATTACTAacggaagaaaagaagaatactATGTAATGCATGATTTGATGCATGATTTAGCAACAgatgtgtcctcgggtgaatgtGCAAGAGTTGCTCATGCTTCGTTTTTTGAAGATGATAACCGCACTATCAGACACATGTGCATTGCTAATATTCACAGCTTTTCTATTGAAGAGGTCAAAAAAATCTCCAACTATAAGTATTTGCGCACTATTGTCATTGATCATAGTGATGCTGAGGTTAAAAAGGATGTAGTTTGTGAACTTGAAAGAGTTATTGAAAGCTTGGAGTTCTTGCGTCTCTTGCGGTCAAGACAGAAACATTATGATTGTGGTTTCCACCTCACTGAAAAATGTGGCAAATTGATACACCTTCGCTATCTCAGTCTGCACCAGATATCTCCAGAGGGGATATGCGGGGTTACTAGACTGTATCACTTGATGCTGTTTTACTGCAAAACTGTTGGGAATAAAGAAGGAAAAGAAATGTCACAAATAAGATATTTGGGGAACCTAGATGGCTTGCGATATGTATCATATGGATTTAATAAGAACAGCCATGGTGAATTTGATCCTGTGGAATTCTCTGTTGGCAGACTCACTCATCTTCAGGAGTTGAATAACTACCTGGTAAAAGAAAGCATAGTCAGCAAATTAAGTGAAGTCAAGAGCTTAAGAACTCTCCGCAGGCTACAAGTATGCGGGCTTGAGAAAGTCAAGAATCCGGAAGAAGCTAAGGATGCCAAGCTGAATGAAATTATTTCTCTCAATTCTTTGTCACTCAGTTGGTTTGGCGAACAAAACAATAAGGATGCGCTAGTTCTTGAACACCTTGAGCCACATTGTAATGTTATGGAATTGGAAATTGCTGGATACACTGGCGTCAAACTTCCATTTTGGATTGAGGACCTCACTATCAAAAACCTGGTGTCACTTGAGTTGCGTGATTGTTTAAGCTGGGAAGGTCTTCCCTCTCTTGGAAAGCTAGTATGGCTCAGGCATATTAAGTTCCAAAGACTTCTTAAGCTACAACAGATTGGTCATTTTTCTAGTAATACCTCCATGGAATTTTTTCTACCTCCAAGGCTTGAAACTCTAGAAGTGCATGATTGTCCAATGTTAAGTGAACTACCTGTTCTACCTCCAAGCTTGGTGCTATTGAGGATATCAAAGGTTGGACTGACCAAACTTCCTATGATTGACGGTGGGAGCAGTGAGACTAAGCCATCACAGTTAGTGAGCATTGTCGTCGAGAGATGTGCTCTTCTAACTTCGCTAGAAGGGAGTCTATTGGAGCAGGAGATGTACATGGGAGCTCTCCAGTACTTCAAGATCGAAAACTGTCGCAATCTGGAGTCTGGGTCCATTGCATTTCATGGAATGAATAGACTTGCAACACTCTGTATCGCGGATTGTACCAAGTTTAGCACAATTGGAACTATTAAAGGAGAGCTCACTTATCTCAACCATCTCCTCATAATTGAATGCTCCGGCCTTGTATCCCTCCCCTCAGCAGATGTGTTCATGAGTTTCAAATCGCTACGGCATATGGTGATATATAGATGCGAGAATCTCTTGTGCTTGGGAGGTCTCGGCTCCCTTCCATCTCTGCAATACTTACAAATCGAATGCTGCAGTCAACTTGTGGAGGTTGGGTCGTCCCTGACTCCACATGCATCATCTAGTGGCGAGGAAGATCATCTGGTGCAGATACACAAACTTCAGGTCGATCTCCCATCCATGCTGCTTGTCGAGCCACTCAAGAGACTCCATCGAACAATAGAGTTGGTAATTACACATGGGCCACAGATGGAGAGCTTACCTGAGCAATGGCTGATACAGAACCGCCAATTCCTTCGATGCATAAGAATATCAGAGGCCAAGTCCTTAAAATCTCTCCCACTAAGCATCCGGGAACTCTCCTCGCTGGAAGAGCTCTGTATTATGCAATGCCATTCAGAACTATTCAATGAGATCAGAGAAAACAACAACTTTGAATCATACATGGCACACACCCGTCGAGTGGCAATAG GGGAGGAGGATGGTTCTCCATCATGGGCAAGGAATGCGACATAA